Proteins encoded together in one Scheffersomyces stipitis CBS 6054 chromosome 5, complete sequence window:
- a CDS encoding predicted protein (go_component nucleus~go_function transcription factor activity~go_process DNA repair; regulation of transcription, DNA-dependent), translated as MDAISDRVFTETTSTETSNDDPSLLTVILDVSPAGWYRIRDQTSIDELAKSLLVFMNAHLSLNNSNQVAFIASTPQKSKFLFPNPEIDYDEIRTSSSSSGSASNQHQKTPTLVSKDMYRQFRVVDEAVLEELNVVFDEIANGIQDINNNSTLSGALSMALTYTNRMLTLDQSISTTTASAINSTTSMGAGSGSGNTATNSSTSNPSNSITSMKSRILIVTANDEDDVKYIPVMNSIFAAQKMRTSIDIAKLGFEDSSYLQQAADATNGIYFHVHDPRGIVQTLTSAFFIEPSIRPFIILPTNSNVNYRASCFVTGKSVDIGFVCSVCLCIMSKIPPSGKCPACESVFDEKIIAQLSKGPSVLSKKKRKIDTNGAAK; from the exons ATGGACGCGATATCTGACCGAGTCTTCACGGAGACTACTCTGACGGAGACCTCTAATGATGACCCGTCACTTTTGACGGTCATTCTCGATGTCTCACCAGCTGGTTGGTACAGAATCCGAGATCAAACATCAATCGACGAATTGGCCAAGTCACTTTTAGTTTTCATGAATGCCCATTTGTCActcaacaattccaatcAGGTGGCATTTATAGCGAGTACACCACAGAAATCGAAGTTCTTGTTTCCTAATCCAGAAATAGACTACGACGAGATTCGAACCAGTTCTTCTAGCTCTGGTTCTGCCTCAAACCAGCATCAGA AAACACCTACTTTAGTATCTAAGGACATGTATAGACAATTtcgagttgttgatgaagctGTTCTCGAGGAGTTGAACGTGGTTTTCGACGAAATTGCTAATGGGATACAAGATATAAATAATAACTCTACTCTATCCGGAGCTCTCAGCATGGCTCTAACATATACAAACCGAATGTTGACTCTTGACCAACTGATTTCTACAACTACGGCTTCAGCCATCAACTCTACTACTAGTATGGGAGCAGGTTCTGGGTCTGGAAACACAGCtaccaattcttctaccaGCAATCCTTCCAACAGCATTACTTCTATGAAATCGCGTATTCTTATTGTCACAGCcaacgacgaagacgatgtCAAGTATATTCCCGTGATGAACTCGATCTTTGCGGCTCAGAAAATGAGGACTTCCATTGATATAGCCAAGTTGGGCTTTGAGGACTCGTCATACTTGCAACAAGCGGCGGATGCTACTAATGGGATTTACTTCCACGTTCATGATCCTCGTGGAATTGTGCAGACTTTGACTTCTGCTTTTTTCATAGAACCTTCTATCAGACCGTTCATCATACTCCCAACCAACTCTAATGTCAACTACAGAGCCAGTTGCTTTGTCACCGGCAAATCCGTGGATATAGGCTTTGTTTGTTCAGTGTGTCTCTGCATCATGAGCAAGATTCCACCGTCTGGCAAATGCCCGGCCTGCGAATCGGTGTTTGACGAAAAGATCATAGCCCAGTTGCTGAAAGGTCCTTCtgttctttccaagaagaagagaaagataGATACGAATGGTGCAGCCAAATAG
- a CDS encoding predicted protein (go_component nucleus~go_function nucleic acid binding; zinc ion binding): protein MSKRARDEEDEDQVQPVVSQPQHIECTIPPCHSEPKSFSSYEEYETHILSFHNHICNECRRRFPSEKFLHLHIDENHNPFVKIEQEKGAKVFKCFNYGDGCSKVCSTPKKRRLHMIDKHGYPRSFRFDVVNRGI, encoded by the coding sequence ATGAGCAAACGAGCCAGAGAtgaggaagatgaagaccAAGTGCAACCTGTAGTTAGCCAACCACAACATATTGAATGCACAATTCCTCCATGTCATTCGGAGCCCAAACTGTTCTCCAGTTATGAAGAATACGAGACTCATATACTCTCATTCCATAATCATATCTGTAATGAATGCCGGAGACGATTTCCATCGGAGAAGTTCCTCCACTTACACATAGACGAAAACCACAACCCGTTTGTAAAGATAGAGCAAGAGAAAGGAGCCAAGGTCTTCAAGTGTTTCAACTACGGAGATGGCTGTTCCAAGGTTTGCTCGACTccgaagaagagaaggcTCCATATGATCGACAAACACGGCTATCCTCGACTGTTTCGTTTTGATGTTGTGAACCGAGGGATATGA
- the FCY1 gene encoding cytosine deaminase (go_function zinc ion binding; hydrolase activity), whose product MPFNDKKGMQIALEEAKKGYEEGGVPIGGALISEDGTVLGRGHNMRFQKDSAILHGEMSVLENAGRLKGSVYKNCTMYTTLSPCHMCSGACLMYGIKRVVLGENVNFVGAEALLRSEGVEVVNLNDPECKALMKKFIDERPEDWFEDIGE is encoded by the exons ATGCCATTCAACGATAAAAAGGGCATGCAGATAGCCTTGGAAGAGGCCAAAAAGG GGTACGAAGAAGGAGGCGTGCCTATTGGAGGCGCTCTCATCAGTGAAGATGGCACTGTTTTAGGCAGGGGCCATAATATGCGTTTCCAGAAGGATCTGGCCATCTTACACGGTGAGATGTCTGTTTTGGAAAACGCCGGTCGTTTGAAGGGAAGCGTGTACAAGAATTGCACCATGTACACCACCTTGTCTCCCTGTCATATGTGCTCTGGAGCCTGTCTTATGTATGGAATTAAGCGAGTGGTTTTGGGAGAAAATGTGAACTTCGTGGGAGCCGAGGCTTTGCTCCGTTCAGAAGGCGTGGAAGTGGTGAATTTGAACGACCCCGAATGTAAGgctttgatgaagaagttcattGACGAAAGACCAGAAGACTGGTTTGAAGATATAGGCGAGTAG